CCGATCGGCCGCTGGTCCGGGTCGATGACCTGCCCCTCGAGCCGCAGCGTGCCCTCCCGGTCGTCGTCGACCGCAAAGCGGATCTCCGGCGGCGCTGCCGGCTGAGCGGGGCGAGCGCGCGCCGGCGCAGCCGCGGGAGTGGGCGCCGTCTCCCGCAGCGCGTCCCTCGCGGAGTCGTCCCCCCCGCGCACAAACCACAGCACCGCGGCAATCGCCGCAATGGCACCGGCAACGACAACAATTCGCTTCATGGTTCGCTCCTACGCTACCCGTAGCGCACTCTACCGGATCCGCACGCGAGCGGACCCGACAGCGCCTGACAAGTTAACCGGCGGCGCCGCCGTCCGCTGCTGCCGTCGCGCCGCCCTCCACGACGCCGGCGGCGTCGGACCTGCTTATGCGGGAGCTTCCTTGCTCCCGCGACCCATCTCGCGGGTTCCGCGACGTGCATCGCAATCCGATAGAGCGGACCGACGCGGTGTCACCTGCCGACCCTCGGGCAGTGTGCCGGCCGCGGCTCAGTCCGCCAGGAACGCCCGGTACGCGCGGTACGCCTCGTACAAATCCGCCTTGCTGATCAGCTCGAACGCGGCGTGCATCGACAAGAGCGGGATCGACACGTCGAGGCCGCTCATGCCGTGGCGGGTGAAGTACGGCAGCACGGTGCCGCCGCCGGACTTGCCGACCTTCGTCCACATGGCCGGCTGATGCGCGATCCCGGCGCGCTCGAACAGGTCGCGGACGTAGGCCATGGTCTCGGCGTGGATCGCCGACTGGTCCCAGATGACGCCGCTGCCGATGAACGCGTTGTTGCGCGGATCGTAGAGCTCCGGGTACTGGGGGTGGATCGCCCCGGACACGTCGGCGCTGAACACGAACGACGCGGCGAGCGCGCGGTCGACGGCGATCGCCGTCGCGGGCGCGCCGGTCGCGGCCAGCAGTTCGGCGACGACGCGGCGGATGAAGTTGGATCGCGCTCCGGTGTCGCCGGTCGAGCCGATCTCCTCGCGGTCGACCAGCAGGACGACCGCCGTGTGGTCCGGAGCGCGTACGTCGAGGATCGCCCGCAGCGCCGCGTAGGCACACGCGCGATCGTCGTGGCCGTACGCACCGACGAGCGCGCGGTCGAGCCCGACGTCCCGCGCCACGCCGGCCGGCACGAGTTCCAGTTCGGCCGACACCAGGTCGGCGACGTCGATGCCGTAGCCGTCGCGCAACGCGCGCTCCGCCGCCGCCGCAAACGGATCGGCGCCGGCGGGGGCCTTCGGGTCCGGCGTCGACGCGGCGATCGGATCGAGCGCCTCGCCGG
This is a stretch of genomic DNA from Deltaproteobacteria bacterium. It encodes these proteins:
- a CDS encoding aminopeptidase (catalyzes the removal of amino acids from the N termini of peptides), which gives rise to MVRAFVVLVAIGWAAPAARADEGARPVGHRKTVWERDASAGARRAVFRFAEGYKTFVTHNKTEREVVGAALALARKRGFRRDLFQSGGRLAPGDRAFAQVRGKMAALVVVGHRPPADGVHVVAAHIDAVRIDLKQAPVYADANLALLETHYYGGIKSYQWLSRPLELRGVVATRGGKLVKVAIGDDPDEPVLVIPDLAAHVSWSVDRKEGEAVPGEALDPIAASTPDPKAPAGADPFAAAAERALRDGYGIDVADLVSAELELVPAGVARDVGLDRALVGAYGHDDRACAYAALRAILDVRAPDHTAVVLLVDREEIGSTGDTGARSNFIRRVVAELLAATGAPATAIAVDRALAASFVFSADVSGAIHPQYPELYDPRNNAFIGSGVIWDQSAIHAETMAYVRDLFERAGIAHQPAMWTKVGKSGGGTVLPYFTRHGMSGLDVSIPLLSMHAAFELISKADLYEAYRAYRAFLAD